The following proteins come from a genomic window of Miscanthus floridulus cultivar M001 chromosome 2, ASM1932011v1, whole genome shotgun sequence:
- the LOC136538824 gene encoding F-box/LRR-repeat protein At3g48880-like isoform X1 translates to MGENKWMGKRWEDMDTDVLVKIFKELNLVELSPVSQVCRLWRSACSDPLIWGTLDFGLLKSNFIQTRASPYIWVDDRSDKRLARILRVAMAISCGNVNCMIFHYNLFMKDEHLHFISESRSPHLKRLVMPAWNRITKVAICQAIQRWQDLESLTMPTIGHPPYIMEEIARSCKNFTELKIMGLFDQQFASAILQFLPKLKVLSLRCSKVSMDALQCLVNSMEYLEVLNISHCLLLVVAVNGRKQVVHELDSQILERASRLREFHYCQSRLCVTCQRMVVDEGIMRWYRYEDWFWRQDEVRSLDLLQDYGKLFDAGCERLTSVE, encoded by the exons ATGGGAGAGAATAAATGGATGGGAAAAAGATGGGAGGACATGGACACTGATGTCCTTGTGAAGATATTCAAGGAACTAAATTTGGTTGAGCTGTCACCGGTATCTCAAGTTTGTCGTTTGTGGCGTTCGGCCTGTTCAGATCCACTTATTTGGGGCACTCTTGACTTTGGATTGTTAAAATCCAATTTTATTCAGACAAGAGCATCACCATATATTTGGGTTGATGATAGGTCTGACAAGAGACTTGCAAGAATACTACGGGTGGCTATGGCAATTAGCTGTGGGAATGTCAATTGCATGATATTCCATTACAATTTGTTCATGAAAGATGAGCACCTTCATTTCATCTCAGAAAG CAGGTCTCCTCACTTAAAACGGTTGGTTATGCCAGCATGGAACCGCATCACCAAAGTGGCAATATGTCAAGCTATCCAGAGGTGGCAGGATCTGGAGTCCTTGACAATGCCTACCATCGGACATCCTCCATATATTATGGAAGAGATTGCAAGGAGCTGCAAGAATTTCACAGAACTTAAGATCATGGGCTTATTTGATCAGCAATTTGCCTCGGCTATTCTGCAGTTCCTTCCAAAGTTGAAAGTGCTGAGCCTTCGTTGCTCTAAAGTGTCCATGGATGCACTGCAATGCTTGGTGAACTCGATGGAATATCTTGAGGTCCTGAATATTTCCCACTGCCTGCTGTTGGTTGTCGCGGTGAATGGGCGGAAGCAAGTGGTTCATGAACTGGACAGCCAGATTCTCGAGAGAGCTTCACGGCTGCGTGAATTCCACTACTGCCAGAGTAGGTTGTGCGTCACATGCCAGCGGATGGTGGTGGATGAAGGCATCATGCGCTGGTACAGGTACGAGGATTGGTTTTGGCGTCAGGATGAGGTGAGGTCCCTTGATCTGCTGCAAGATTATGGGAAGCTGTTTGATGCTGGTTGCGAGAGGTTGACGTCTGTGGAGTAG
- the LOC136538824 gene encoding F-box/LRR-repeat protein At3g48880-like isoform X2 — MGENKWMGKRWEDMDTDVLVKIFKELNLVELSPVSQVCRLWRSACSDPLIWGTLDFGLLKSNFIQTRASPYIWVDDRSDKRLARILRVAMAISCGNVNCMIFHYNLFMKDEHLHFISERSPHLKRLVMPAWNRITKVAICQAIQRWQDLESLTMPTIGHPPYIMEEIARSCKNFTELKIMGLFDQQFASAILQFLPKLKVLSLRCSKVSMDALQCLVNSMEYLEVLNISHCLLLVVAVNGRKQVVHELDSQILERASRLREFHYCQSRLCVTCQRMVVDEGIMRWYRYEDWFWRQDEVRSLDLLQDYGKLFDAGCERLTSVE; from the exons ATGGGAGAGAATAAATGGATGGGAAAAAGATGGGAGGACATGGACACTGATGTCCTTGTGAAGATATTCAAGGAACTAAATTTGGTTGAGCTGTCACCGGTATCTCAAGTTTGTCGTTTGTGGCGTTCGGCCTGTTCAGATCCACTTATTTGGGGCACTCTTGACTTTGGATTGTTAAAATCCAATTTTATTCAGACAAGAGCATCACCATATATTTGGGTTGATGATAGGTCTGACAAGAGACTTGCAAGAATACTACGGGTGGCTATGGCAATTAGCTGTGGGAATGTCAATTGCATGATATTCCATTACAATTTGTTCATGAAAGATGAGCACCTTCATTTCATCTCAGAAAG GTCTCCTCACTTAAAACGGTTGGTTATGCCAGCATGGAACCGCATCACCAAAGTGGCAATATGTCAAGCTATCCAGAGGTGGCAGGATCTGGAGTCCTTGACAATGCCTACCATCGGACATCCTCCATATATTATGGAAGAGATTGCAAGGAGCTGCAAGAATTTCACAGAACTTAAGATCATGGGCTTATTTGATCAGCAATTTGCCTCGGCTATTCTGCAGTTCCTTCCAAAGTTGAAAGTGCTGAGCCTTCGTTGCTCTAAAGTGTCCATGGATGCACTGCAATGCTTGGTGAACTCGATGGAATATCTTGAGGTCCTGAATATTTCCCACTGCCTGCTGTTGGTTGTCGCGGTGAATGGGCGGAAGCAAGTGGTTCATGAACTGGACAGCCAGATTCTCGAGAGAGCTTCACGGCTGCGTGAATTCCACTACTGCCAGAGTAGGTTGTGCGTCACATGCCAGCGGATGGTGGTGGATGAAGGCATCATGCGCTGGTACAGGTACGAGGATTGGTTTTGGCGTCAGGATGAGGTGAGGTCCCTTGATCTGCTGCAAGATTATGGGAAGCTGTTTGATGCTGGTTGCGAGAGGTTGACGTCTGTGGAGTAG